A genome region from Maridesulfovibrio salexigens DSM 2638 includes the following:
- a CDS encoding CopG family ribbon-helix-helix protein: protein MPQSSTSFRTDPETLSSLDEIAKDMGRSRNWVLNKAIKDFIEYQQWFKKQVQEGLVAAANGEFASDEEINDLFNRFGG, encoded by the coding sequence ATGCCCCAATCAAGCACAAGTTTCCGCACCGACCCAGAAACGCTGTCCTCTCTTGATGAAATAGCCAAGGACATGGGAAGAAGCCGAAACTGGGTTCTAAACAAAGCTATCAAAGATTTTATTGAATATCAGCAATGGTTCAAAAAACAGGTTCAGGAAGGATTAGTTGCGGCTGCTAATGGTGAATTTGCTTCTGATGAAGAGATTAACGATCTATTCAACAGGTTCGGTGGATAA
- a CDS encoding type II toxin-antitoxin system RelE/ParE family toxin: MPRWTKPAQKDLQAQLEYIERENPDIVSRIATQIRKATESLDTFPQLGRDGTVEGTRELVIPKLPFICVYRIKDSHVEIIRFLHERMRMLK; the protein is encoded by the coding sequence ATGCCCCGCTGGACAAAACCTGCACAAAAAGACCTGCAAGCCCAACTCGAATATATTGAACGTGAGAATCCAGACATTGTTTCCCGGATTGCCACTCAAATCAGAAAAGCAACCGAATCACTGGATACATTTCCACAGCTTGGACGTGATGGGACTGTCGAAGGTACCCGCGAACTGGTTATCCCTAAGCTGCCCTTCATCTGTGTCTACCGAATCAAAGACAGCCATGTTGAAATCATCCGTTTTTTGCATGAACGCATGCGCATGCTAAAATAG